The following proteins are co-located in the Megalops cyprinoides isolate fMegCyp1 chromosome 15, fMegCyp1.pri, whole genome shotgun sequence genome:
- the lrrc18a gene encoding leucine-rich repeat-containing protein 18, whose product MAVGRKKGAPKVKITLKMAKNALRVTADGRQRLDLSKLGLDAFPKCILKLANVDELDLSRNRLRTLPDCIERFANLRRLDLHSNRIERLPDAIGRLQSLRHLNLCDNRLSADGVPAAVAGLTELRSLNLGMNRLESVPPAVLGLAELRELGLFDNLLRGLPEGLAGLPHLCRVNAARNPVAAPHAGSCAQGADPASRPERLYLPDEGDLCKPCLQKCREATAKLHGRGHTDAIRRPDFSRLSTPNSVAWETQAVWRMKTPAQGDRR is encoded by the coding sequence ATGGCTGTGGGGAGGAAGAAGGGCGCTCCGAAAGTGAAGATCACTCTCAAAATGGCCAAAAACGCCCTGAGGGTCACCGCGGATGGCAGACAGCGTCTCGACCTGAGCAAGCTGGGCCTGGACGCCTTCCCAAAGTGCATCCTGAAGCTCGCCAATGTGGACGAGCTGGACTTGAGCCGTAACCGCCTGCGGACGCTGCCGGACTGCATCGAGCGCTTCGCCAACCTCCGCCGGCTGGACCTGCACAGCAACCGGATCGAGCGGCTGCCAGACGCCATCGGCCGGCTCCAGAGCCTCCGCCACCTCAACCTGTGCGACAACCGGCTCAGCGCCGACGGTGTGCCGGCCGCTGTGGCAGGCCTGACGGAGTTGCGCTCGCTCAACCTGGGCATGAACCGGCTGGAGAGTGTGCCGCCCGCCGTGCTGGGCCTGGCGGAGCTGCGTGAGCTGGGCCTCTTCGACAACCTGCTGCGGGGCCTCCCTGAGGGCCTCGCGGGCCTCCCGCACCTCTGCCGGGTTAACGCCGCCCGCAACCCCGTTGCTGCGCCCCACGCCGGCAGCTGCGCCCAGGGCGCCGACCCCGCCTCACGGCCGGAGCGCCTGTACCTGCCGGACGAGGGTGACCTGTGCAAGCCCTGTCTCCAAAAGTGCAGGGAGGCGACGGCCAAGCTGCACGGGAGGGGGCACACTGATGCAATCAGGAGGCCCGATTTCTCCAGGCTGAGCACCCCGAACTCTGTGGCATGGGAGACCCAGGCGGTGTGGAGGATGAAAACTCCAGCACAGGGTGACCGCAGATAG